The genomic stretch CTGGCGACGCCAAAGCTCTTCCTGCAAACGCAGCCCGACGCTTCGAGCCACACTGCGCAGGAGCGCCTGCTCTCGCTGTACAAGGTGGCCTCGGAACCCAAGCGGCTTGTCCCGGCACAGGGCACCCGGTATTTTGAGGCAATGCTGCGATTCCTCGACGATTCGCTACGAAAAGACTCCCCCGCGCCGCCTAAGCCGGAAGCAGCAGCTCCATAAAAACATCGCAGCGCGCGAAGTGCCCCTGCATGGTTTCTGGCGGCAAGTGGCGAAAGCCGAGCGACTCGTAAAGATGAAGAGCGCTGGATAACCGGCTGTTGCTCTCGATATAGAGGCGCCGGGCTCCCATCTGGCGCGCATCCGCAATCACAAAGGAGAGAAGCTGCCGCCCTATTCCCTGCCCGCGCCGCTCTTCCGCGACGGCCATCTTGGCGACCTCGAACTCTCCGTCGCCTATCTTGACCAGGGCGCAGGCACCGACGCGCTCCGTGCCATCCAGAGCCAGATAGATCTGTCCGCCGGATGCGAGGATCTGCGACTGGGGATCGCCCAGGATTCGCCGGTCAGCGTCTTCCATGCCGAAGTAGCGCTCAATCCATGCCTCGTTCAGCCTGCGGAAGGCCTCTTCATCGCCGCTCACAAATCGCCGTACTGAGATTGCCATTCTTCCAAGTTAGCAAGAGCGCGCGAATCGAAGAAGCTCCTTGCACGGGCGCGCTCATGAGACGGAGACCCCAGATGCTCGTCTCTCGCACGCAGAGGCCCCAGGACGCCTCAGCAAGAGTTCACTGGAGACATGGAGCAGCGATGATGCCTCGATGCCGCTGAGGGCGACTCTGAGGAGAATCGCCAGCAGCGGTCCACGGATACAGGTGTGGATACTGGTGTGCTGATGGCGATCCGCTAGTACGCCTTCAACTCCACCATAGCGCGATACAAATCCTCCGGTTGCGGAAGGATTGCATCTTCCAGAATCGGCTGATACGCCACGAAGGTGTCCATAGCGGCAATGCGCTTGACCGGAGCATCGAGGTGCTCGAACAGTTCGTCTCCAATGCGAGCGGCGATCTCCGCGCCATAGCCCCAGCTCCTCATGTCCTCGTAGGCGACGATTGCGCGGCTGGTCCTGCGGACCGAGGAGGCGATGGCCTCCCAATCATAGGGGCTCAAGGTGCGCAGATCGATCACCTCCACCTCAATGCCGTCTTCCCGATGGGCCTTTAGGGCGGCCTGCAGCGCGCGGGGCACCACCGCTCCATAGGTGATGAGGGTCATGTCCTTGCCCTTGCGGACCACGTTTGCCTTGCCGAAGGGGATGGTGTAGTCCGGACCGGGATACACTGCCCGGCCATACGTCTCGCGGTAGAGCCGCTTGTGCTCCAGGAAGAGCACCGGATCGTCGCAGCGAATCGCGGTGCGCAGCAATCCGTTCGCATCCAGCGCGTTCGAGGGAAAAACGACGCGGAGGCCCGGAATGTGGGTAAAGATGCTTTCTCCGGACTGCGAGTGATAGATCGATCCCCCGCTGAGATATCCGCCGATGGCAACGCGGATCACCGCAGGTGACCCATAGGTGCCATTGGACCGCCAGCGCATTACGGCAAGCTCATTGCGAATCTGGTGCATCGCCGGCCAGATGTAGTCGAAGAACTGGATCTCCACCACGGGCTTCATGCCGCGTATCCCGTAACCCACGGCACGGCCCACAATGGCCGCCTCGGCCAGGGGGGAGTTGAAGACGCGATCCGATCCGAATTCCGTCTGCAGACCGGCGGTGAGCTTGAACACTCCACCCTTGCCCTTAACCTCCTTCATGGCTTCTTCCCGGCTGCAATCCGCAACGTCTTCGCCGTAGATCACGATCCGCGGATCGTGACGCATCTCGTCGCGCAGGCAGAGGTTGATCAGGTCTGCCATGGTGCGCTTCTGCGTATCTTCCGACTGCGCCGGCTGGGAAACAAGGTCTTCCCGAGTCGGGTCCCAATGCTCGGAATGCACGTGCCGGGGAATGGAGGAGACCTCCGGCAACGGTGCGTGGATGGCGCGCTCGGCAGCCAGGCGAACTTCCTCATCGACATCGTGCTCGAGCTTTTCAATCTCCTCTGCGCTGAGGATGCCGTCGCGCAACAGGCGCATCTGCATCTTGGACAGCGGATCGCGCAGGGCGTCGGCCTCAATCTCAGCCTTGCAGCGGTAATTTCTTTCATCGTCGGAGAGGGAGTGCGAATACGGCCGCGTTACGTGCCCATGCACTAGCGCCGGTCCCTTGCCGGAGCGGCAGTGCGCGACCGCCCTGCTCATCGCGTGCAGCGACAGGATGGGGTCGGTGCCATCGACCTCTTCAAAGTGCGTGTTGGGAAACTCACGAAGCAGCCGTGAAATGTTGCCCCCCGGCGTATTGACCTCGACCGGGACGGAGATTGCATAGCCGTTATCTTCCACAACAAAGACGACGGGCAGTTTCCGGTTGGAGGCTGCGCTGAATGCCTCCCAGAACTCGCCCTGGCTGGTTGAACCCTCGCCCAGCGAGACGTATGTAACCTCATCGCCATGGAAGGACACATCGTGGAATGCGCGATAATCTTCCTCTCCGGCTGGCTTGACGGCAGCTTCGGGATGCCGGGAGAAGTACCGGCCCGCCTCCGCACAGCCAATGGCGTGCAGGCACTGGGTTGCCGTGGAAGAAGAGGGAGAGACGATATGGAGCTTCGTGCTGCTCCAGTGCGAGGGCATCTGGCGTCCGCCGCTGGCCGGGTCGTCCACCGAGCCGACACCCTGCAGGAACATCTCTTCGGCGGTAACTCCCAGAGTCAGACAAAGCGCGCGATCCCGATAGTATGGGAAAAACCAATCGTAGCCGGGCTTCATCGCCATGCCGGCCGCTACCAGCAGGGCCTCATGCCCGGCTCCGGAGATCTGGAAAAAGATCTTCTGCTGGCGTTTCAGCATGATCTCCCGGTCATCCACACGGCGGGACATATAGATCAACCGGTACATGCGAATCATCTGCTGCGGATCGACTGGAAACTCCGCCTTGCTCTTCGTACCTTCAACCGTGGACCCTGCCGTTCGACCCATCTCACTCCCCTACAGAACTACATTCGCACAAAAACCCCGGATGATTCCGGGGTAGCCCAACTGGGAATTGTAACAATCTTCTGCTCTGAGCATAGAAACTTCCGAGGCTATGGAAATCCCTGGCCCGCCGACTCGCTCCCCCGGCAGGTAGAGGGTTCTCCTACGGTTATCCCCTTTGCCTGAGCGACTTACAACCTTCCGGTCGACGCAAAAATTCATTTCAAGGATCAGTTGGCCTTCATCTTTTCCCGTACGCTCTTTGCCAGTTTTGCGATCTGATCAGCCTTCGCGGCGGCATCTGCCGACAAAGGAGCACTCCCCGGCTTGCCAACCTCGGCCTTCAACTCCGTGGCCAAGCGGAGAAGTTTGTCTGCATCCTCTTCCAGCCGCTTCTGCCGAGTCGCGTTCAGCTTCTTTATCTGCTTCTCATGCATCTCTGCCCCCAGGCGGTCCAGTTCGCCTTGGGGCCCAGTCAAGGGGCTTGCACTATCGCGACGCGGAGCAGACATTTGTCCTGACTCCTGAGCCACACCCGCAGCGGACAGAAAGCTCGTGCACAATCCCAGAAGAGCAGTCAGGCACAACTTCTTTAGCGCGCATCGCATCGGTTCATTATAGAAACATCACAGCAGCCTTATCGGAAAGTCTCTTAACCTATGCAAAGTTTGCTTCTCGCAATTCCGCGCTCGGCCCAGTTTTTTGCCCGCATCACGGACAAATGGCTTGACGATAGCGCAGATTTCGTCCGTACAACCGTCCCCAAGCTCATCATCATCGGCCTCGGCGCGTGGATCCTGATCCGCTTGCTGGCCGGGATCACCCGGCGCATCACCGCACTGGCTGAGAGACACGCCCACGGGGCTCATGGGACCACCAGCGTTTACCAGGTAAGGACGCTGGCCTCCGTCGTGCGCGCTACCGGCATCGGCATCATCACCTTTCTGGCTGCGCTGGAGATTCTGCCTCTGCTCGGAGTGGATCTGAAGCCACTGCTGGCTTCCGCGGGCGTTGCCGGTGTGGCTCTCGGCCTGGCCGCACAGACGATCGTCAAGGATGTTCTGAATGGCGTCGTACTGGTGGTGGAGGATCAATTTCACGTCGGCGACGTGGTGACCCTGGCGGGCATCACCGGCACGGTGGAGGAGCTTACCCTGAGGCGAACCACGGTGCGCGGATTCGATGGCACGCTCTACGTGATCCCGAACTCGCAGATTACCAACACCGCCAATATGAGCCGCGACTTCTCCGTCACGACGCTGAACGTCTCAGTGGATTTTTCCGCACCTCCCGATGAGGTCGTGGCTCTTTTGAAGAAGATTGCGAACGATGTGCGCAACGACCCGGCATATAAGGACGTCTTCCTCGCCGACCCGCAGGTGCAGGGTGTGGATGCGATCAAGGGTTCCGAGGTTCTGTATCCCATCGAGCTGAAGACCCGCGCACGCAAGCAATTTGCCGCCGTGCGCGAAATTCACCGTCGCATCCGCCTGGCACTGGAAGAGAAAAAGATGCTGCCCGGAAGCCCCTACCGGGTAATGACGGCCTCTGCTGCCGCACAGGGTCAATCCCCGGCGCTGACGCTCCCCGGCAAGTCCCCTGCAGTAGTTGCGGCCGACCCCACAAGGAACCCGCCGCAGGAGGTAAATCCGTTCACTGGTGAGGGCTAAGCGCCTCCAGCAGTGCTTCCGGACTGGTGAGGGGCGGCAGACAGGTGCGTCCCTTGCAAACGATGGCAAAGCTTCCCTCGACTTGTGGCAGGTTGGGCAGCGTCTCCGCCAGCATTGGCGGCAGGGTCTCCGCACGCAGTTGATCGCGGCGCAGGTGGAGGACGCTCTTGTTCACTGCATAGCGGGCAGTGGCAGTCACTTGCAACTGCCGCGCCAGCAGGTCTTCTCCCACCACCACCACCTGGATCGGGTCCAGCATCAGACGCTCCAGCGCCAGCCCATACATGCCGACGTAGAGGCCGAAGTGCTCCACAACGCCGGCGAAGGACTCCAGCGTATCCTCGGCGATTTCACGATATTCCTCTCTGCCGCTCAGAGCCTCCAGCCGCAGCAGCGCCGCAGCAGCAGCGGAGTTCCCTGCCGGCGTGGGCGAATCCTGCAGCGGCTTGCGACGCGCCGATAGCGCACCCAGCGCCTTCTGCCCTTCCGCCGTTGCCTCCGCATCGAAGAACCCGTTTCCGATCCGGTCGTAGAAGCGTGCAATCATGGCATCGGCAATCTCCACCGCGGCCTGGTAGTAGCGCAGGTCCCCGCTTGCCATCCACGCATCGGTGCAGGCCAAAGCCAGAAATGCGTAGTCGTCCAGCACTCCGGCAATTCGTGGCCCCGGCGCAGCATCGGGATAGGCGATCACGTGCGCCAACCCGGTGGTCTTATCCCATCCCTCGGCCAGAATGCGATCGAGCGTGCGCAGAGCAAAGCCCCTGGGCGCGCTCAGGCTCAGCACCTGCGCCGCGTCCAGATAGGCCGAAACAGCAAGAGCATTCCAGCCGGTATAAATCGTGCGATCGATGAACGGAGCCGGACGAAGCATCCTTGCCTCGTAAAGCTTCTGCTTCGCGGACTCCAGCAATCCTTTGGCCTCGCTGGCGGCGATCTTCGCGCGTGCGGCAGTCTCCTCCAGCGTCAGGCGACGATGCAGAACATTCTTTGCAGGGTTGTGGTGCATGTCCCCCACTTCGCCAATGTCGTAGTAGATTGCGGCGATGGCGAATTCGTCGGGGCTCAACACCGCCTCGGCTTCGGCGCGCGTCCAGGTGAAGTAGTCGCCATCATCGTCGAGCGTGATGTCTGCGTCCTGCGAGGCATAGAAGCCGCCATGCTGCTGGTCGCTCAGGCATTCATTCATCCACCGCATGATGTCCTTCGCCACCCCGGCCAGCGCCGGATCGACAAAGCTCTGGAATGCGTGCACGTAGTTCCCCAGCAGGCCGGCATTGTCGTAAAGCATCTTTTCAAAGTGAGGAACCACCCAGCGCTCATCGACCGAGTAGCGATGGAATCCGCCGGCGATCTGGTCGTAGACGCCGCCTTTCGCCATGCACTCCAGTGTGAAGACGGCGGCGCGTTTTGTCTCCTCGTTTCCCGTCCGCGAGGCCACGTCCAGCAGGAGATCGAGTGCTGCGGGATGAGGGAATTTTGGCTGCGAGCCAAAACCGCCATAGCGGGAATCGAATTGCGTGACCGCCGACGCCACCAGCTTCTCCACCAACGACAAGCTCAACTGCCCCCGCCTTCCGGCAAAGCTCTCGCCGTGCTCGATTGCCTCCATTACGCTCGCTGCCGACTCCAATGCTTCCTCGCGGCGCGTCTCCCATGCTCCAGCCATCGTGCGCAGGACGCGCTCGAATCCCGGCCGGCCATAGCGATCCTCCCTGGGGAAATAGGTTCCGCCAAAGAAGGGCCTTCCATCGGGAGTCAGAATCGCGGTAAGCGGCCAGCCTCCCTGCCCGCTGATTGCGGAGACGGCTGCCTGATAGCGGCTATCCACGTCGGGACGCTCGTCGCGATCCACCTTAATGGCGATAAAGTGCTCATTGATTACGCCGGCAAGCTGCGCGTCCTCATAGGATTCGCGGTCCATCACATGGCACCAGTGACACCACACCGCGCCAATATCCAGCAGGATGGGCTTTCCAGTGGACGCAGCCAGGGCGAATGCCTCCTCGCCCCACTGATGCCACCGCACAGGCTGGTGCATCGCCGAACGAAGGTACGACGAGGCTGCATGCTGCAGCGCATTCGACGGGTGGACGGGGCTGTTTCCGACTGCGGAGTTATGCTGCTTCTCGCCTTCGCTCATCTGCAAAGTCTATCTGGAAACGACATATGCAGAAAGCGTCAGCCATACACCGGAGGATGGAAGTCATATCGCCGCGCGGCTCGACCCGCCAGCCACGCATAAGCCGCAGCCATGGTCGCGGAATAGCTCACGGTGAAGACCGTATAGAGGCTGAAGCCACGAAGATCGACGGGAAGGTGCGGACGGAAAAGCAGGAGCTGCCAGACTTCAAACTTCAACACGTTCACCACAACGGAGAGGAGCACGCATCCCCCCACCACCCACCGGCGCATGCGATAGATCCACGCTGGATTCACCAGCAGGGTGATCGGCAAAGCGGCCAGGAGCCATCCCAGCAAGGCCAGGCCAAAGGTCCAGACGGACCACACCATCACCACCAGCGGAATCATTTGCCGGAAGAGGTGCATATCGCCATCGGTGTTGCGTAGACACACCGATACCTGGAACGGAATCGTGGTAAGCATGGCCACGGCCCAGGC from Acidisarcina sp. encodes the following:
- a CDS encoding GNAT family N-acetyltransferase gives rise to the protein MAISVRRFVSGDEEAFRRLNEAWIERYFGMEDADRRILGDPQSQILASGGQIYLALDGTERVGACALVKIGDGEFEVAKMAVAEERRGQGIGRQLLSFVIADARQMGARRLYIESNSRLSSALHLYESLGFRHLPPETMQGHFARCDVFMELLLPA
- a CDS encoding thioredoxin domain-containing protein; this encodes MSEGEKQHNSAVGNSPVHPSNALQHAASSYLRSAMHQPVRWHQWGEEAFALAASTGKPILLDIGAVWCHWCHVMDRESYEDAQLAGVINEHFIAIKVDRDERPDVDSRYQAAVSAISGQGGWPLTAILTPDGRPFFGGTYFPREDRYGRPGFERVLRTMAGAWETRREEALESAASVMEAIEHGESFAGRRGQLSLSLVEKLVASAVTQFDSRYGGFGSQPKFPHPAALDLLLDVASRTGNEETKRAAVFTLECMAKGGVYDQIAGGFHRYSVDERWVVPHFEKMLYDNAGLLGNYVHAFQSFVDPALAGVAKDIMRWMNECLSDQQHGGFYASQDADITLDDDGDYFTWTRAEAEAVLSPDEFAIAAIYYDIGEVGDMHHNPAKNVLHRRLTLEETAARAKIAASEAKGLLESAKQKLYEARMLRPAPFIDRTIYTGWNALAVSAYLDAAQVLSLSAPRGFALRTLDRILAEGWDKTTGLAHVIAYPDAAPGPRIAGVLDDYAFLALACTDAWMASGDLRYYQAAVEIADAMIARFYDRIGNGFFDAEATAEGQKALGALSARRKPLQDSPTPAGNSAAAAALLRLEALSGREEYREIAEDTLESFAGVVEHFGLYVGMYGLALERLMLDPIQVVVVGEDLLARQLQVTATARYAVNKSVLHLRRDQLRAETLPPMLAETLPNLPQVEGSFAIVCKGRTCLPPLTSPEALLEALSPHQ
- a CDS encoding dehydrogenase E1 component subunit alpha/beta — its product is MGRTAGSTVEGTKSKAEFPVDPQQMIRMYRLIYMSRRVDDREIMLKRQQKIFFQISGAGHEALLVAAGMAMKPGYDWFFPYYRDRALCLTLGVTAEEMFLQGVGSVDDPASGGRQMPSHWSSTKLHIVSPSSSTATQCLHAIGCAEAGRYFSRHPEAAVKPAGEEDYRAFHDVSFHGDEVTYVSLGEGSTSQGEFWEAFSAASNRKLPVVFVVEDNGYAISVPVEVNTPGGNISRLLREFPNTHFEEVDGTDPILSLHAMSRAVAHCRSGKGPALVHGHVTRPYSHSLSDDERNYRCKAEIEADALRDPLSKMQMRLLRDGILSAEEIEKLEHDVDEEVRLAAERAIHAPLPEVSSIPRHVHSEHWDPTREDLVSQPAQSEDTQKRTMADLINLCLRDEMRHDPRIVIYGEDVADCSREEAMKEVKGKGGVFKLTAGLQTEFGSDRVFNSPLAEAAIVGRAVGYGIRGMKPVVEIQFFDYIWPAMHQIRNELAVMRWRSNGTYGSPAVIRVAIGGYLSGGSIYHSQSGESIFTHIPGLRVVFPSNALDANGLLRTAIRCDDPVLFLEHKRLYRETYGRAVYPGPDYTIPFGKANVVRKGKDMTLITYGAVVPRALQAALKAHREDGIEVEVIDLRTLSPYDWEAIASSVRRTSRAIVAYEDMRSWGYGAEIAARIGDELFEHLDAPVKRIAAMDTFVAYQPILEDAILPQPEDLYRAMVELKAY
- a CDS encoding mechanosensitive ion channel family protein yields the protein MQSLLLAIPRSAQFFARITDKWLDDSADFVRTTVPKLIIIGLGAWILIRLLAGITRRITALAERHAHGAHGTTSVYQVRTLASVVRATGIGIITFLAALEILPLLGVDLKPLLASAGVAGVALGLAAQTIVKDVLNGVVLVVEDQFHVGDVVTLAGITGTVEELTLRRTTVRGFDGTLYVIPNSQITNTANMSRDFSVTTLNVSVDFSAPPDEVVALLKKIANDVRNDPAYKDVFLADPQVQGVDAIKGSEVLYPIELKTRARKQFAAVREIHRRIRLALEEKKMLPGSPYRVMTASAAAQGQSPALTLPGKSPAVVAADPTRNPPQEVNPFTGEG